DNA from Synechococcus elongatus PCC 6301:
CAAAGCGTAGTAGGCGACGATCGCCACGACCGTCCGTCAGTAGGCTACTTTTTCAGCCAGCTAAGCATAGCCCGCGGTTTTTTGCCCACCGACCCGATCGGATGCTCAGCTTCTAGGTAGCGAATGACGGTCATTTCAAGCCAAGGCGGATCCGAGCAGCCAACTAAACTCTGATTTAGTTAGAGACTCAACTGACATCGATCGCCATCAACCGGATCGCACCCTTGAGGATCACTGCGATCGCAGCACTGCCACACTTCTTGTCACTATCAGCGGTAGAAGCAGGGGAAACACTCTAAGAAACCTATCGACAATTGTGGTCACAATTAGGCGTGCAATTGGATGGCGATCGCCCGCCCGCTCACAACTTGTTATTAACGCGGCAGTGGTTATTTATTGTTCCGCTTAGTCGTGAAAGCCACCTGCCGATTAACGTCAATGCCTTGGGTTTCGCGGATCGCACCCGAAAGGCCAGGGGTTCGAATCCCCTTAGCTCCATCTTTCAGGAATTGAATGACTGCGAATTGCAGGCTGATCGCAGTAGCGCTAAAGGGTGTTCAACAGCTCACAGATTAAGTTACCAAGAACTGTTATTGGTTGGGATGCTGTTAGGTTGCTGACGCTATTTCATTTTACTTGCAGAGGGAAAAACTCTTCCATCAACAACAAAAATCTCTGGTGCCCTTTTACCGGCAGCCACTTGATCCTTCCTAAATTTGATTAGCTCCTCTAAAGCTTTAATGGACTCAGTGGTTCTAATAATTAGAAAAATACTGTATTGCGTCCGCTCAGCAGCACCATATATGGGAAGTTGTTTCTCATAACCTGCTCTAATATTATTTGATGTGTATTTTATCTCAACATTCACTCGCGCATTGTAGCCACTAGAAATTTTAAAATCGACAGGACCCCGTCCAGCGTTAGGTTCTCTATTTAAATCTAGATTATGAGCACCGCAGTAGGCAACAGCTATACCAAAGAAAAGCAATTGTGCAAAACGCTCATTCCGCAGATTTTTTGACTCATCCCAAAAATGCACAGATAACCCATTAGCCTCAACCAAAACTTTGAAATGATCACATATCTTGAGAATTAACTGAAGAATATTTTCAGGGGTTACTTTATCTACACCCAACAAGAGTGGATAAAGATTAGCATACTCCCTTGCGATATCAAGCCAAATGAGCTGTCCTGATGGATCCTTGTCAAAATCGTATTTTTCAGCAGAGTTTTTCTTGTATTGTTCTACTAAATCTTTCAGTAATTCGGGATGATGAAGGAGAATATATTTCAACTCACATTTTGTGATTTTTCTTCTCTTCCCTGATGCATCTTTCCAAGAATCTCCGATGATTTCATTTACACGATTACGCAAGTCTTCGTTATGAGCACAAACACGATCAATATCATCCCAACCATTTGCGACAGGAAGGTCATTGAGAATCTCGCAAGGGATCAATACTGTAGGACGATTGCTACCAGCAATGGCTGGAAGTAAGAATTCCTTTCCACGTGCTTTTGCTTGACAGGTATTTAAACTAAGATTTTTAGCAACTCGTTCTGAGTAAGTTGGCAAGTCCAGAAGGATTATATGAATTGTCATATCGCTGATTCGATCAGCACCGATATTTTCTTCAATAAGACCAACTAGCTCAAAAATAACTGGATCGGTTATGCCTGCTTGTATGATTTCCCAAGCAGTGTTGGTTAGATTTAGGGCAATTCCTGAACCGATACCACTACCTGATATACCCTCTGTAGAATAGCCTAAAGATACAAATGGTAGTTCTGGAAATATCAATTTTTTGTGCGCTGCACGAAAGAAGCTATCGCCAGAATGTTTGGTTGCCTCTAAAAGATGAATGATTTTCGTGAAATGAGTTTTGAAACTTAGATATGAGTTCTCAAGCTCTGGAATTTTGGTGCTTCTAAGAAGATGGGGATCAACATAGAACTTGGAGTCAAGATCTATAAATCCATTAAATACTCCCTCTCTTCTCAGATCTTCTTCAGTAACCCCAAAGATCTCGCTTATTCTTCTAGGCATAAAACTACTGTAAATACTGATACAAGCCTAGCGTCAGGATCGATGACAGGAGCAAATTCTCTAAAAGCTTGATTTGTCAGAAATGACGAAAGCTATGGGAGTATCGTCCTATCCCAAAATTAAAGTAACCTAACGTTGAAATTCGGCGGACGGCAAAAGCATAGCTTTTGAAGGTCCGCTAGAATGACGTGTTAGCACATTGCACATGCATGCCAAGGAATTGGTGCGGAGAGGGGGAATCGACCCCCCCTACGTTCACTCTTGGCAAGCAGCACAAATTCATGAACGCTAATCTCTCGTTTGGGTTGGAATTTTCTCTTTCCAGAGACTCCGCAGGAACGCAATTCCGCACCAAACACATGCCATTACCGAAGTAAAGAAAGCGATTGAGTTTTTCATAAACACCTCCAGAGCGATCGCAATAAAGCCAAAGATAGAAGCGAAGACTTCCAACCCAAACGAGACTACGACGTTCACTTCAATGTGTACTTGTACCTCCAAGCCTGTTTTGTCGGCACCGACTAGGTCAGCACTAACTATGTATTAAGCGTCAGATCCGTTAGATAACTACCTTGATGTCTGATTTTATGCACCGGATCTACGGGATAACGCCCGAATCTTAAGGAATTAATTATCATTATCGCCGGATAACACCGTGGTTTTGGGATGTTATCCAGCATTTACCTATGTCATCACCACAACCACCGTGCTTGCTTGATCAGGTGAGAGAAGCAATTCGTCCTAAACATTTCAGCCTCAAGACCGATAAGTCGTATCTTTACTACATTCGAGATTTCATCCCATCCCACAACAAGCGCCATCCTAGAAAGATGGGGAGCGACGAGATTCGAGCTTACCTAACTCTGATTCAGTTAGCGATTCAACTGACATCAATTGCTAACAACTCGATCGCACGCTTGAGGATCACTGCGATCGCAGCAACAGGCCATGCAAACCGCCCATGGCGATCGCCAGCGGCAGAATCAGTAGCGGCACCACTGCTAAGCCAGCACCACTAGCAACCCAGCCGATTCCGGCCGGAATCAGTGCTGACCCCACACTGGCCGCACTGGTTGCAAAACCAACCGTCGCTGGAACCAAGCCTTCTGGTAGGCGTTTGGGAATCAGCCAGATGATGGTGGGGAAAATGGCAGCCAGCACAAAGCCAATTAACGGCAAACTGATCAGCGACTGAGGCTGCTGCCACCAGCCAATCAGCCCAACCATCAGCAAGCCCAGTGAGAGGGTAATGGTGCGGAGTCCACCCAGCGATCGCAAGCTGTAGCTCAGCAAGAATCGACCTGCCGTCAATCCCGGCCTGTAGGCACTCAGGCCATAGCCTGCCCAAAGAGCTGGTGTTGCCCGAGCGATCGTTTGGACGCTGTAAGCCCAGTGGCTAACCGAGGCTTCGATGCCGACATAGATCAGCAGAAATGCCCCAAACAAGAACACGATCGGGGTGCGGAGCGATCGCCGAAGTTGCACATCGGCAGAGGCGGCAAGCAGGTCTGGATTCTTGAGCAGGGGCGGGTAGCGATAGAAGAGCGCCGCCAATACGCCCACCAGAAGCAAGCTAGTGAGCATGGCGAGAACGCTGTAGACTTGCCGCCACTCCAAGCCCAAAGCCAACAGTGTGGTCGCGATCGCAGGCCCGGCAAAAGCGCCAATGCCATAGAAGCCGTGCAGCGCTCCCAGCAAATGCGCCGTGCGATCGTCCTGCACCAGCGTTGTGTTGATGCCTGCATCAATCAACCCAATGCCCATGCCCAGCAGTGGCCCCGCCAGCACCATCAGTAGCCAAGCCGGAACGAGGGCATAAATCAGTAGTGCGGCGGTTAGCAGACTTGCAGCCAAGACCAGCAATCGTCCTAGCCCTAGTCGTGCCATGACCAAACTGCTGGCGATCGCCGCGAGGATGTAGCCACAGATCTGACTGATAAACAGCAGCGTGATCGTGGCTGAGGTCAGCCCATACTCCGCCAGAATTGAGGGCAACAGGACACCAAGACTGGCTTCTGCTAAACCGATACTGATGAAGGCATAGAAGGCGATCGCCACACTGATCCAAAGTGGCGGTGATGACTGAGCGACGAGGCGCATGGCTCTAACTCCGGCTTAGCGATCGCGGTCTAAATGGGTCAGCGTAACGGCGACCAGCAACAGACCAATCGCAACAACGCGAGACGGGCTGATCGGTTGAGGGGTAAGGCCAAACCAACCCCATTGGTCAATAACCAAGGACATCACCAACTGACTGCAGACCACCGCGAGCATCGTGGTCGTGAGCCCTAGCCTGCCAATGACCAGCGTATTCAGGGTCACGTAGACGGCTCCAAGGCCACCTCCACAAAATGCCCAGATCGGCACTTGTCCAAGGTGATCGAGGGATTGAGCACCAAACACACCCAGCACTAAGAGCAGCGACAGGGTACTGGAGCCGACGATGAAGTTGATGGCTGTTGCTGCAATGGGAGACCGCAGCGTTTGCTTCAGTCGAGCGTTGGCTGCCGCTCCTATGGATAGCAACCCGCCGCCCGATCCAGCACCCAGTAATGCAATCAAAACATCCATGACTTAAGCCCTCGGTTGCAACAGAAAGAAGAGAGCGATCGCGAATAGCCCCAAAGCCGCCCGCCGCAGGGGTGTCAGGCGATGCCGAGGCACATTCAGCCAGCCGTAGTGATCCGTGATGACGCTGACGATCGCCTGTCCACTGACCACCAGGCCGAGTGTCAGGGTGGTGCCCAGAACAGAGGCGAAGTGCGTACTCGAAAGGACGTACCAAGGCCCCAGTACACCCCCAAGCCAACTCCAGCAAGGCGCGTGGGCGATCGCAGACCAGCGCGGGCGTCCAAACCGACCGCTGAGTAGCAGGCTGACAAGAACAACAGTGCCAGTCACATAAGAGAGCGTCGCCGCCAGAGGGACAGAGTCGAGCGATCGCGCCAGCTGAGCATTGCAACTGACTTGAATTGGCAGGATGGCGCCACTGAGCAGAGCCAGCCCCAGAAACAAACAGACTTGGCAGCGAGCAGCAATCTGCCGCCAACTGGAACGGAGCAAAATCATTGAGGGCTAGCCTCTGAATTGGCTGTGACTGGGTAGATGCCGGTTGCCCTAGGCGGCGATCGCCTTGGTGGCATAAGAACCTTGGGTAAGCTCCTGAAACACCCCAGGAGCCACAGGTTGCCAGTGAAGTAGTTGTCTGGCGCGATCGCCCGAGACCCGTTGATCGAGAGTAAGCGCATCGGCCAAATCTCCCCAGATTGCCCGAGCCTCCTCCAGCGTCAAGTGCTGCAAGCGATCACCCAGTCCTAATGTCTTGGCGATCGTCAGAGCCACTTGTTGCATCGAGACAGACTCGCCACTGGCACCAATCAGCAGGGTTCTGGCTGGTGCCTGCTCAATCGCTGCGACATAGAGTGCTGCCAGATCATCGATGTGAATGAAGGACCAAGCATTGTCTCCTGCACCAATCA
Protein-coding regions in this window:
- a CDS encoding phosphorylase, with translation MQLDGDRPPAHNLLLTRQWLFIVPLSRESHLPINVNALGFADRTRKARGSNPLSSIFQELNDCELQADRSSAKGCSTAHRLSYQELLLVGMLLGC
- a CDS encoding phage integrase N-terminal SAM-like domain-containing protein, whose amino-acid sequence is MSSPQPPCLLDQVREAIRPKHFSLKTDKSYLYYIRDFIPSHNKRHPRKMGSDEIRAYLTLIQLAIQLTSIANNSIARLRITAIAATGHANRPWRSPAAESVAAPLLSQHH
- a CDS encoding MFS transporter, translated to MRLVAQSSPPLWISVAIAFYAFISIGLAEASLGVLLPSILAEYGLTSATITLLFISQICGYILAAIASSLVMARLGLGRLLVLAASLLTAALLIYALVPAWLLMVLAGPLLGMGIGLIDAGINTTLVQDDRTAHLLGALHGFYGIGAFAGPAIATTLLALGLEWRQVYSVLAMLTSLLLVGVLAALFYRYPPLLKNPDLLAASADVQLRRSLRTPIVFLFGAFLLIYVGIEASVSHWAYSVQTIARATPALWAGYGLSAYRPGLTAGRFLLSYSLRSLGGLRTITLSLGLLMVGLIGWWQQPQSLISLPLIGFVLAAIFPTIIWLIPKRLPEGLVPATVGFATSAASVGSALIPAGIGWVASGAGLAVVPLLILPLAIAMGGLHGLLLRSQ
- a CDS encoding DMT family transporter; translation: MDVLIALLGAGSGGGLLSIGAAANARLKQTLRSPIAATAINFIVGSSTLSLLLVLGVFGAQSLDHLGQVPIWAFCGGGLGAVYVTLNTLVIGRLGLTTTMLAVVCSQLVMSLVIDQWGWFGLTPQPISPSRVVAIGLLLVAVTLTHLDRDR
- a CDS encoding DMT family transporter, yielding MILLRSSWRQIAARCQVCLFLGLALLSGAILPIQVSCNAQLARSLDSVPLAATLSYVTGTVVLVSLLLSGRFGRPRWSAIAHAPCWSWLGGVLGPWYVLSSTHFASVLGTTLTLGLVVSGQAIVSVITDHYGWLNVPRHRLTPLRRAALGLFAIALFFLLQPRA